GCGCCGTCGTAGAGCTTGTAGGCGGCGATCTTGCGATTGGCGCCGTAAATCCCCGGCTGGGTTATCGTCTGGGCGGTGTCGATGAACATGTCGTGCCGGGTGTTGATGCCGGTGTCGAACAGCCCGACGATCATGTTCTGGCCGCGGATGCCGTGTGCCCAGATCGGGCGGCCGGCAAGCTCGTCCGGCGGCTGCGGGCGCCAGCCGATCTGCATCACCCACTGGACGTCGTGATTGTACTCACATGGCGAAGAGTGTCCTTGAATCCAGGCGACCGACTCGAGCGCGGCGAGTTCGGGGACAAGTGCCGCGTCGAGCCGGAAGCTGACCGAATGGTTGATGATTCTTTCCACTGTGCCGCCCATGGCGACGATGCGCGCCGCGACTGTGTTCGGGTCGATGTCAGGCCAGACGGAGAGGACAAAGATGGAGGAGGGAGGAGGGAGGAGGGAGGAGGCAGACGCAAGTGGAATCAGCTCGGGCGCGAGTTTGGCCCTGGCGGGCAGCGGGCCGAGCCAGTCGACGAAGGGAAGATTCTTGAAGTCACTCGCGGATAAGTCGCGCCAGAGACGGCAGACGACGGTCTCGTACGCAAGGTAGCAGAGCGGGTTTGCGCCGAGGCGGCGGAGTTGAGCCAGCCACTCCTGCCGCACCGGGCCGCGGAGGTGCACGAGCCAGCAGGTGCCGTTTTCCAGCCGGTAACTCGGCTCGGGCAAAGGCGCGCTGCGGATGTCGATGCTTGTGCCGTTGGCGAAGCGGATAGCCGGTGCTGCGGCGCTGGTCGGCGGCATGGCCCAGCCGGAAGCCCCGATCCGCGGCAGCGCGCCGGACAGCACGAGCAGCAGCGCCAGTCCGTTCATCCGTGTCGTCCGCGGTCGTCAGTGCTCCCGCAGGAGCGAGCGATCGATTCCATAAGGGCCTGACGCCCCGCGTCCTTAAGTCGGCCGCGAGGCGTCAGAGCAGTAAGGCCGGACGTAGCGCTACAACTTGAGCACATCCACGATGGCCGAAGTGACTTCCTTCATGTCCGCCATCGTGAGATCGCCCATGTGCGCGATGCGGAAGGTCTTTTCCTTGATGTCGCCATAGCCGTTCGAG
This genomic interval from bacterium contains the following:
- a CDS encoding alanine--glyoxylate aminotransferase family protein; the encoded protein is SNGYGDIKEKTFRIAHMGDLTMADMKEVTSAIVDVLKL